From Synchiropus splendidus isolate RoL2022-P1 chromosome 10, RoL_Sspl_1.0, whole genome shotgun sequence, the proteins below share one genomic window:
- the olig1 gene encoding oligodendrocyte transcription factor 1 codes for MMSNQVIRSQEQALCGPASVQELSHCPPAFRINSTPMFSLHSQRVNKSQRELSPEEQQELRRKINSRERKRMQDLNVAMDALREVMVPYASSPSSASLQTHQPGAPPGRRLSKISTLVLARNYILLLGSSLQEMRRLLGELSVGMGVNAGQIPRLVLTGGWPFISGPGQLLLTQESLLSSAASSSSSPSSSSSSAVKCPQTLMETSQWSSAGVSAGPLCPCGICRLPRFSQSSTTSRFPK; via the coding sequence ATGATGTCAAACCAGGTGATCAGGTCTCAGGAGCAGGCTCTCTGCGGACCTGCGTCTGTGCAGGAGTTATCCCACTGTCCTCCAGCCTTCAGGATCAACTCCACACCCATGTTCAGCCTCCACAGTCAGCGGGTCAACAAAAGTCAGCGGGAGCTGAGcccagaagagcagcaggagctaCGCCGCAAGATCAACAGCCGAGAGCGGAAGAGGATGCAGGACTTGAACGTTGCCATGGACGCCCTCAGGGAGGTCATGGTGCCTTATGCTTCGTCTCCCTCATCTGCTTCCTTGCAGACTCACCAGCCAGGTGCGCCTCCTGGGCGAAGGCTTTCCAAAATCTCCACCCTGGTCTTAGCCAGGAACTACATCCTGCTGCTGGGCTCGTCTCTGCAGGAGATGAGGCGTCTCCTCGGAGAGCTGAGTGTTGGCATGGGGGTCAACGCGGGCCAGATCCCTCGGCTGGTACTCACAGGCGGATGGCCCTTCATCTCCGGTCCCGGTCAGCTCCTCCTCACCCAGGAGTCGCTCCTGTCCTCtgctgcctcttcttcttcctccccgtcttcatcttcatcctctgctGTAAAGTGTCCACAGACCCTCATGGAGACATCACAGTGGAGCTCCGCCGGGGTCTCCGCCGGGCCGCTGTGCCCTTGTGGTATTTGCAGACTGCCCAGATTCAGCCAGTCCAGCACAACCAGCAGATTCCCCAAATGA